TTGTATTTAGTTATAGAGTCTTCATGTTTATTCTGCCTATTAGTGCATTGATTGAGTTTCAGAGCCTGTTAGATAGCTTCTGCTTGTTTCTCTTGAGTGTGGTTTGTGCATGATATAGTCCCCATCTAGACTTCGAGATTGAACTTGTGTGATTCTTTTGTCTGTGATGCTTCTTTTTTAAACTTTATGACAGTCGGATACTGATCCCTGTGTTGTGAAAAAACAACTTTTCCAGACCTGAAACAGACGAAGAGAAGATGTTGaaggaagagattgaagagCTCAGGAAAAAACTCGAGAAGGAATCCATTGCTCCAGAGATCAAGGATTCTGAACAAGAACCCGGCAGTAATAATAATCACAATGATTCACCGGAAATATTACGCGGGAAAGAGAAACATCTTGAAATACTAACCCGTGAGTTGGACGACAAAGTCAGGTTCAGGCAGAAACCAATTGAGAGGCCCGGGTCTGGTGCAGGCAGAACAGGAACATATTCAGAAAGATCACATTCCCGGGCTGGATCAATTGATGAAACGAGGAGTTTTGAATCCACTGAGAGACCCAGATCACGTGGTGCCGTCGATGCCTGGGTTAGACCCGTCGATGATCAGCGCAGAAACTTCCAAGGAAGCAAAGAGCGCGGTTTCTTCAGCAACAGGTTAGTTAGTCCATTACAATTGAAAAATCTCATTTTCGCTACAAGTTAAGAGAACTATACACTCGGTATAATTTGGATGCATTTAGGCTCATATTAATTTCTGAAGTCTCGGGTTTCGACAGGTCGTCCTCTAGGGAaggttggtaagaagaaaacgaagaacaaCCAAATGTGGGATATGTTTAAGTACTACACAGTTCCCAGATTTTGAAGAAGACTTAGAGAAGCGTTAAtttcattaataaatatttataaaaaccctaatctttgttcttttttgttggttaatcTTCGGAATCGGAGCgtcgttgttttgttttggtcttctGCTCAGCGAAGGCGTGTGTGTCAAGAGAATGTGTCTCTCCTGTTATATTTTAAGACTCTTTCGAATCttgattgttatatttttttgtagttaatCCTACTTTCTTAACTCCTTGCTTTGTAATTCGTTAACACATTTATTTGCCAATAACTCTATTTGTATTGGAACAACAAGAAAGACAACGTTCAGGATAAAACCCAACAGAGTACAACAGAAATAAGACAACTTAGTGCTTACACATACTTCCCTCTATACTTAGGTTTTGGATCTTTAAAGGCTTTGGGATCAGTGTGAATCTGAGAAGAATCAATGGGTTTAAACACAGAGGAATGAATATTACCATCCTCTAACCACTTAAGATGATTCTCTCTAAACTCTAAATGCATTAAACGAGCAGCTTCTTTGATCTCTTCACTGTAAGGCTCTACTTTCACCATAGTTAGTAGAAACCGACTGTACCGCGAGCTCAGGATCTGTTCAGAGACCGCAACTAACTTGAAACACGGGTGCTCAGGGAACTTAACCTCGCCGCCAGTCTCATCTCTCAAAACCGGGAAGAAAAAGACGAGCCTGCCTTTCATTACCAGCATTCTCGCAGCAAGGTGAAGCAGATCATGAACACACTCAACTAGACTATATGCACCAGTGGATGGAATGTGATCTGTCCTTTTATCATCAGGGACAGTGTAAGGATCCACTGTTCCTCTTAGGATTTTCCGGCCACCAGATTTACGTCCACCAGCTCGAACCCCGTAAGGTGGATCACAGATAATTGCATCGAAGATCTAGATTGATGGATACATATAACATAAACTCAGTGATCTCAACTCAATATGCCagagataataataaaagaacacagagagagagagagagcattaCCTCTTTTAGCCCGGACCGCCAAGGAGGAAGATTGTTATCCATTCTAAGTAGAGCAACTGGCATAGGTAATCCATACTACATAACCGATAACAGTNNNNNNNNNNNNNNNNNNNNNNNNNNNNNNNNNNNNNNNNNNNNNNNNNNNNNNNNNNNNNNNNNNNNNNNNNNNNNNNNNNNNNNNNNNNNNNNNNNNNNNNNNNNNNNNNNNNNNNNNNNNNNNNNNNNNNNNNNNNNNNNNNNNNNNNNNNNNNNNNNNNNNNNNNNNNNNNNNNNNNNNNNNNNNNNNNNNNNNNNNNNNNNNNNNNNNNNNNNNNNNNNNNNNNNNNNNNNNNNNNNNNNNNNNNNNNNNNNNNNNNNNNNNNNNNNNNNNNNNNNNNNNNNNNNNNNNNNNNNNNNNNNNNNNNNNNNNNNNNNNNNNNNNNNNNNNNNNNNNNNNNNNNNNNNNNNNNNNNNNNNNNNNNNNNNNNNNNNNNNNNNNNNNNNNNNNNNNNNNNNNNNNNNNNNNNNNNNNNNNNNNNNNNNNNNNNNNNNNNNNNNNNNNNNNNNNNNNNNNNNNNNNNNNNNNNNNNNNNNNNNNNNNNNNNNNNNNNNNNNNNNNNNNNNNNNNNNNNNNNNNNNNNNNNNNNNNNNNNNNNNNNNNNNNNNNNNNNNNNNNNNNNNNNNNNNNNNNNNNNNNNNNNNNNNNNNNNNNNNNNNNNNNNNNNNNNNNNNNNNNNNNNNNNNNNNNNNNNNNNNNNNNNNNNNNNNNNNNNNNNNNNNNNNNNNNNNNNNNNNNNNNNNNNNNNNNNNNNNNNNNNNNNNNNNNNNNNNNNNNNNNNNNNNNNNNNNNNNNNNNNNNNNNNNNNNNNNNNNNNNNNNNNNNNNNNNNNNNNNNNNNNNNNNNNNNNNNNNNNNNNNNNNNNNNNNNNNNNNNNNNNNNNNNNNNNNNNNNNNNNNNNNNNNNNNNNNNNNNNNNNNNNNNNNNNNNNNNNNNNNNNNNNNNNNNNNNNNNNNNNNNNNNNNNNNNNNNNNNNNNNNNNNNNNNNNNNNNNNNNNNNNNNNNNNNNNNNNNNNNNNNNNNNNNNNNNNNNNNNNNNNNNNNNNNNNNNNNNNNNNNNNNNNNNNNNNNNNNNNNNNNNNNNNNNNNNNNNNNNNNNNNNNNNNNNNNNNNNNNNNNNNNNNNNNNNNNNNNNNNNNNNNNNNNNNNNNNNNNNNNNNNNNNNNNNNNNNNNNNNNNNNNNNNNNNNNNNNNNNNNNNNNNNNNNNNNNNNNNNNNNNNNNNNNNNNNNNNNNNNNNNNNNNNNNNNNNNNNNNNNNNNNNNNNNNNNNNNNNNNNNNNNNNNNNNNNNNNNNNNNNNNNNNNNNNNNNNNNNNNNNNNNNNNNNNNNNNNNNNNNNNNNNNNNNNNNNNNNNNNNNNNNNNNNNNNNNNNNNNNNNNNNNNNNNNNNNNNNNNNNNNNNNNNNNNNNNNNNNNNNNNNNNNNNNNNNNNNNNNNNNNNNNNNNNNNNNNNNNNNNNNNNNNNNNNNNNNNNNNNNNNNNNNNNNNNNNNNNNNNNNNNNNNNNNNNNNNNNNNNNNNNNNNNNNNNNNNNNNNNNNNNNNNNNNNNNNNNNNNNNNNNNNNNNNNNNNNNNNNNNNNNNNNNNNNNNNNNNNNNNNNNNNNNNNNNNNNNNNNNNNNNNNNNNNNNNNNNNNNNNNNNNNNNNNNNNNNNNNNNNNNNNNNNNNNNNNNNNNNNNNNNNNNNNNNNNNNNNNNNNNNNNNNNNNNNNNNNNNNNNNNNNNNNNNNNNNNNNNNNNNNNNNNNNNNNNNNNNNNNNNNNNNNNNNNNNNNNNNNNNNNNNNNNNNNNNNNNNNNNNNNNNNNNNNNNNNNNNNNNNNNNNNNNNNNNNNNNNNNNNNNNNNNNNNNNNNNNNNNNNNNNNNNNNNNNNNNNNNNNNNNNNNNNNNNNNNNNNNNNNNNNNNNNNNNNNNNNNNNNNNNNNNNNNNNNNNNNNNNNNNNNNNNNNNNNNNNNNNNNNNNNNNNNNNNNNNNNNNNNNNNNNNNNNNNNNNNNNNNNNNNNNNNNNNNNNNNNNNNNNNNNNNNNNNNNNNNNNNNNNNNNNNNNNNNNNNNNNNNNNNNNNNNNNNNNNNNNNNNNNNNNNNNNNNNNNNNNNNNNNNNNNNNNNNNNNNNNNNNNNNNNNNNNNNNNNNNNNNNNNNNNNNNNNNNNNNNNNNNNNNNNNNNNNNNNNNNNNNNNNNNNNNNNNNNNNNNNNNNNNNNNNNNNNNNNNNNNNNNNNNNNNNNNNNNNNNNNNNNNNNNNNNNNNNNNNNNNNNNNNNNNNNNNNNNNNNNNNNNNNNNNNNNNNNNNNNNNNNNNNNNNNNNNNNNNNNNNNNNNNNNNNNNNNNNNNNNNNNNNNNNNNNNNNNNNNNNNNNNNNNNNNNNNNNNNNNNNNNNNNNNNNNNNNNNNNNNNNNNNNNNNNNNNNNNNNNNNNNNNNNNNNNNNNNNNNNNNNNNNNNNNNNNNNNNNNNNNNNNNNNNNNNNNNNNNNNNNNNNNNNNNNNNNNNNNNNNNNNNNNNNNNNNNNNNNNNNNNNNNNNNNNNNNNNNNNNNNNNNNNNNNNNNNNNNNNNNNNNNNNNNNNNNNNNNNNNNNNNNNNNNNNNNNNNNNNNNNNNNNNNNNNNNNNNNNNNNNNNNNNNNNNNNNNNNNNNNNNNNNNNNNNNNNNNNNNNNNNNNNNNNNNNNNNNNNNNNNNNNNNNNNNNNNNNNNNNNNNNNNNNNNNNNNNNNNNNNNNNNNNNNNNNNNNNNNNNNNNNNNNNNNNNNNNNNNNNNNNNNNNNNNNNNNNNNNNNNNNNNNNNNNNNNNNNNNNNNNNNNNNNNNNNNNNNNNNNNNNNNNNNNNNNNNNNNNNNNNNNNNNNNNNNNNNNNNNNNNNNNNNNNNNNNNNNNNNNNNNNNNNNNNNNNNNNNNNNNNNNNNNNNNNNNNNNNNNNNNNNNNNNNNNNNNNNNNNNNNNNNNNNNNNNNNNNNNNNNNNNNNNNNNNNNNNNNNNNNNNNNNNNNNNNNNNNNNNNNNNNNNNNNNNNNNNNNNNNNNNNNNNNNNNNNNNNNNNNNNNNNNNNNNNNNNNNNNNNNNNNNNNNNNNNNNNNNNNNNNNNNNNNNNNNNNNNNNNNNNNNNNNNNNNNNNNNNNNNNNNNNNNNNNNNNNNNNNNNNNNNNNNNNNNNNNNNNNNNNNNNNNNNNNNNNNNNNNNNNNNNNNNNNNNNNNNNNNNNNNNNNNNNNNNNNNNNNNNNNNNNNNNNNNNNNNNNNNNNNNNNNNNNNNNNNNNNNNNNNNNNNNNNNNNNNNNNNNNNNNNNNNNNNNNNNNNNNNNNNNNNNNNNNNNNNNNNNNNNNNNNNNNNNNNNNNNNNNNNNNNNNNNNNNNNNNNNNNNNNNNNNNNNNNNNNNNNNNNNNNNNNNNNNNNNNNNNNNNNNNNNNNNNNNNNNNNNNNNNNNNNNNNNNNNNNNNNNNNNNNNNNNNNNNNNNNNNNNNNNNNNNNNNNNNNNNNNNNNNNNNNNNNNNNNNNNNNNNNNNNNNNNNNNNNNNNNNNNNNNNNNNNNNNNNNNNNNNNNNNNNNNNNNNNNNNNNNNNNNNNNNNNNNNNNNNNNNNNNNNNNNNNNNNNNNNNNNNNNNNNNNNNNNNNNNNNNNNNNNNNNNNNNNNNNNNNNNNNNNNNNNNNNNNNNNNNNNNNNNNNNNNNNNNNNNNNNNNNNNNNNNNNNNNNNNNNNNNNNNNNNNNNNNNNNNNNNNNNNNNNNNNNNNNNNNNNNNNNNNNNNNNNNNNNNNNNNNNNNNNNNNNNNNNNNNNNNNNNNNNNNNNNNNNNNNNNNNNNNNNNNNNNNNNNNNNNNNNNNNNNNNNNNNNNNNNNNNNNNNNNNNNNNNNNNNNNNNNNNNNNNNNNNNNNNNNNNNNNNNNNNNNNNNNNNNNNNNNNNNNNNNNNNNNNNNNNNNNNNNNNNNNNNNNNNNNNNNNNNNNNNNNNNNNNNNNNNNNNNNNNNNNNNNNNNNNNNNNNNNNNNNNNNNNNNNNNNNNNNNNNNNNNNNNNNNNNNNNNNNNNNNNNNNNNNNNNNNNNNNNNNNNNNNNNNNNNNNNNNNNNNNNNNNNNNNNNNNNNNNNNNNNNNNNNNNNNNNNNNNNNNNNNNNNNNNNNNNNNNNNNNNNNNNNNNNNNNNNNNNNNNNNNNNNNNNNNNNNNNNNNNNNNNNNNNNNNNNNNNNNNNNNNNNNNNNNNNNNNNNNNNNNNNNNNNNNNNNNNNNNNNNNNNNNNNNNNNNNNNNNNNNNNNNNNNNNNNNNNNNNNNNNNNNNNNNNNNNNNNNNNNNNNNNNNNNNNNNNNNNNNNNNNNNNNNNNNNNNNNNNNNNNNNNNNNNNNNNNNNNNNNNNNNNNNNNNNNNNNNNNNNNNNNNNNNNNNNNNNNNNNNNNNNNNNNNNNNNNNNNNNNNNNNNNNNNNNNNNNNNNNNNNNNNNNNNNNNNNNNNNNNNNNNNNNNNNNNNNNNNNNNNNNNNNNNNNNNNNNNNNNNNNNNNNNNNNNNNNNNNNNNNNNNNNNNNNNNNNNNNNNNNNNNNNNNNNNNNNNNNNNNNNNNNNNNNNNNNNNNNNNNNNNNNNNNNNNNNNNNNNNNNNNNNNNNNNNNNNNNNNNNNNNNNNNNNNNNNNNNNNNNNNNNNNNNNNNNNNNNNNNNNNNNNNNNNNNNNNNNNNNNNNNNNNNNNNNNNNNNNNNNNNNNNNNNNNNNNNNNNNNNNNNNNNNNNNNNNNNNNNNNNNNNNNNNNNNNNNNNNNNNNNNNNNNNNNNNNNNNNNNNNNNNNNNNNNNNNNNNNNNNNNNNNNNNNNNNNNNNNNNNNNNNNNNNNNNNNNNNNNNNNNNNNNNNNNNNNNNNNNNNNNNNNNNNNNNNNNNNNNNNNNNNNNNNNNNNNNNNNNNNNNNNNNNNNNNNNNNNNNNNNNNNNNNNNNNNNNNNNNNNNNNNNNNNNNNNNNNNNNNNNNNNNNNNNNNNNNNNNNNNNNNNNNNNNNNNNNNNNNNNNNNNNNNNNNNNNNNNNNNNNNNNNNNNNNNNNNNNNNNNNNNNNNNNNNNNNNNNNNNNNNNNNNNNNNNNNNNNNNNNNNNNNNNNNNNNNNNNNNNNNNNNNNNNNNNNNNNNNNNNNNNNNNNNNNNNNNNNNNNNNNNNNNNNNNNNNNNNNNNNNNNNNNNNNNNNNNNNNNNNNNNNNNNNNNNNNNNNNNNNNNNNNNNNNNNNNNNNNNNNNNNNNNNNNNNNNNNNNNNNNNNNNNNNNNNNNNNNNNNNNNNNNNNNNNNNNNNNNNNNNNNNNNNNNNNNNNNNNNNNNNNNNNNNNNNNNNNNNNNNNNNNNNNNNNNNNNNNNNNNNNNNNNNNNNNNNNNNNNNNNNNNNNNNNNNNNNNNNNNNNNNNNNNNNNNNNNNNNNNNNNNNNNNNNNNNNNNNNNNNNNNNNNNNNNNNNNNNNNNNNNNNNNNNNNNNNNNNNNNNNNNNNNNNNNNNNNNNNNNNNNNNNNNNNNNNNNNNNNNNNNNNNNNNNNNNNNNNNNNNNNNNNNNNNNNNNNNNNNNNNNNNNNNNNNNNNNNNNNNNNNNNNNNNNNNNNNNNNNNNNNNNNNNNNNNNNNNNNNNNNNNNNNNNNNNNNNNNNNNNNNNNNNNNNNNNNNNNNNNNNNNNNNNNNNNNNNNNNNNNNNNNNNNNNNNNNNNNNNNNNNNNNNNNNNNNNNNNNNNNNNNNNNNNNNNNNNNNNNNNNNNNNNNNNNNNNNNNNNNNNNNNNNNNNNNNNNNNNNNNNNNNNNNNNNNNNNNNNNNNNNNNNNNNNNNNNNNNNNNNNNNNNNNNNNNNNNNNNNNNNNNNNNNNNNNNNNNNNNNNNNNNNNNNNNNNNNNNNNNNNNNNNNNNNNNNNNNNNNNNNNNNNNNNNNNNNNNNNNNNNNNNNNNNNNNNNNNNNNNNNNNNNNNNNNNNNNNNNNNNNNNNNNNNNNNNNNNNNNNNNNNNNNNNNNNNNNNNNNNNNNNNNNNNNNNNNNNNNNNNNNNNNNNNNNNNNNNNNNNNNNNNNNNNNNNNNNNNNNNNNNNNNNNNNNNNNNNNNNNNNNNNNNNNNNNNNNNNNNNNNNNNNNNNNNNNNNNNNNNNNNNNNNNNNNNNNNNNNNNNNNNNNNNNNNNNNNNNNNNNNNNNNNNNNNNNNNNNNNNNNNNNNNNNNNNNNNNNNNNNNNNNNNNNNNNNNNNNNNNNNNNNNNNNNNNNNNNNNNNNNNNNNNNNNNNNNNNNNNNNNNNNNNNNNNNNNNNNNNNNNNNNNNNNNNNNNNNNNNNNNNNNNNNNNNNNNNNNNNNNNNNNNNNNNNNNNNNNNNNNNNNNNNNNNNNNNNNNNNNNNNNNNNNNNNNNNNNNNNNNNNNNNNNNNNNNNNNNNNNNNNNNNNNNNNNNNNNNNNNNNNNNNNNNNNNNNNNNNNNNNNNNNNNNNNNNNNNNNNNNNNNNNNNNNNNNNNNNNNNNNNNNNNNNNNNNNNNNNNNNNNNNNNNNNAGAACAGGAACATATTCAGAAAGATCACATTCCCGGGCTGGATCAATTGATGAAACGAGGAGTTTTGAATCCACTGAGAGACCCAGATCACGTGGTGCCGTCGATGCCTGGGTTAGACCCGTCGATGATCAGCGCAGAAACTTCCAAGGAAGCAAAGAGCGCGGTTTCTTCAGCAACAGGTTAGTTAGTCCATTACAATTGAAAAATCTCATTTTCGCTACAAGTTAAGAGAACTATACACTCGGTATAATTTGGATGCATTTAGGCTCATATTAATTTCTGAAGTCTCGGGTTTCGACAGGTCGTCCTCTAGGGAaggttggtaagaagaaaacgaagaacaaCCAAATGTGGGATATGTTTAAGTACTACACAGTTCCCAGATTTTGAAGAAGACTTAGAGAAGCGTTAAtttcattaataaatatttataaaaaccctaatctttgttcttttttgttggttaatcTTCGGAATCGGAGCgtcgttgttttgttttggtcttctGCTCAGCGAAGGCGTGTGTGTCAAGAGAATGTGTCTCTCCTGTTATATTTTAAGACTCTTTCGAATCttgattgttatatttttttgtagttaatCCTACTTTCTTAACTCCTTGCTTTGTAATTCGTTAACACATTTATTTGCCAATAACTCTATTTGTATTGGAACAACAAGAAAGACAACGTTCAGGATAAAACCCAACAGAGTACAACAGAAATAAGACAACTTAGTGCTTACACATACTTCCCTCTATACTTAGGTTTTGGATCTTTAAAGGCTTTGGGATCAGTGTGAATCTGAGAAGAATCAATGGGTTTAAACACAGAGGAATGAATATTACCATCCTCTAACCACTTAAGATGATTCTCTCTAAACTCTAAATGCATTAAACGAGCAGCTTCTTTGATCTCTTCACTGTAAGGCTCTACTTTCACCATAGTTAGTAGAAACCGACTGTACCGCGAGCTCAGGATCTGTTCAGAGACCGCAACTAACTTGAAACACGGGTGCTCAGGGAACTTAACCTCGCCGCCAGTCTCATCTCTCAAAACCGGGAAGAAAAAGACGAGCCTGCCTTTCATTACCAGCATTCTTGCAGCAAGGTGAAGCAGATCATGAACACACTCAACTAGACTATATGCACCAGTGGATGGAATGTGATCTGTTCTTTTATCATCAGGGACAGTGTAAGGATCCACTGTTCCTCTTAGGATTTTCCGGCCACCGGATTTACGTCCACCAGCTCGAACCCCGTAAGGTGGATCACAGATAATTGCATCGAAGATCTAGATTGATGAATACATACAACTATAAACTCAGTGATCTCAACTCAATATGCGagagataataataaaagaacagagagagagagagagagagagagcattaCCTCTTTTAGCCCGGACCGCCAAGGAGGAAGATTGTTATCCATTCTAAGTAGAGCAACTGGCATAGGTAATCCATACTACATAACCGATAACAGTGTAAGAACCCGAGATATCAAAATGACctgtttgaagaagaaacatacaaGAAGAAGTTAAACCACTAACCTGCTTGAAATTGCTCCAAACATTACAGTCTGGACCACGTCCATCACGCACTACTCTGATATCAATATCTGCACCCTAATACAACAACTCTTTTGTAAGTTTTGAGatc
The sequence above is drawn from the Camelina sativa cultivar DH55 chromosome 4, Cs, whole genome shotgun sequence genome and encodes:
- the LOC104779849 gene encoding tRNA (guanine(10)-N2)-methyltransferase homolog, coding for MPVALLRMDNNLPPWRSGLKEIFDAIICDPPYGVRAGGRKSGGRKILRGTVDPYTVPDDKRTDHIPSTGAYSLVECVHDLLHLAARMLVMKGRLVFFFPVLRDETGGEVKFPEHPCFKLVAVSEQILSSRYSRFLLTMVKVEPYSEEIKEAARLMHLEFRENHLKWLEDGNIHSSVFKPIDSSQIHTDPKAFKDPKPKYRGKYV